A region of Paenibacillus sp. JNUCC-31 DNA encodes the following proteins:
- a CDS encoding AraC family transcriptional regulator: MLQASPSSFVILPAVAKIVCEPGWKWQKREKPMQNYDLFYVWSGEGTVVLNDQPYEVGKGSCFLFRPGDHTSATHNRQKPLVLTYIHFDVDVPVIDVPQSYREVQETVEFEHLLARYVRLFLSDVYGRSEESRLILKQLMIHLLRADTEAPVEKKVSNQLSDVIQEVANYVRQHPGITHRVEDLAARAGLSPRYFSIKFKELIGSSVQSYIIRMRIERAEHLLVHTGMNVTEVADALGYRDIFFFSRQFKQYTGKSPSEIR; encoded by the coding sequence ATGCTGCAGGCATCGCCGTCATCTTTTGTTATTTTGCCCGCTGTCGCCAAAATTGTCTGCGAACCGGGATGGAAGTGGCAGAAGCGGGAAAAACCGATGCAAAACTATGACCTATTTTATGTATGGAGCGGTGAAGGTACCGTTGTGCTGAACGACCAGCCGTATGAAGTTGGCAAAGGCAGCTGTTTCCTGTTCCGGCCAGGAGACCATACAAGTGCAACACATAACAGGCAGAAGCCGCTGGTACTGACATATATTCATTTTGATGTAGATGTGCCTGTTATCGATGTGCCTCAGTCCTATCGTGAGGTACAGGAAACGGTAGAATTTGAACATTTGCTGGCGCGGTATGTAAGATTGTTCCTATCTGATGTATATGGAAGGAGCGAGGAAAGTCGGCTGATTCTGAAGCAGTTGATGATTCATTTGCTGCGTGCAGATACAGAAGCACCTGTGGAGAAAAAGGTGAGCAACCAGTTGTCCGATGTCATCCAGGAGGTGGCGAACTATGTACGCCAGCATCCAGGGATAACACATCGGGTGGAAGACCTCGCTGCAAGGGCGGGACTATCGCCTCGATACTTCTCAATCAAGTTCAAGGAATTGATAGGTTCATCCGTGCAATCCTATATTATCCGCATGCGTATCGAGCGTGCCGAACATCTGCTGGTACACACGGGCATGAACGTAACCGAGGTGGCAGATGCCCTCGGGTATCGGGATATCTTTTTCTTCAGTCGTCAGTTCAAGCAGTACACCGGCAAAAGTCCGTCCGAAATTCGTTAG
- a CDS encoding YheC/YheD family endospore coat-associated protein, translating into MLQETIGIMFDSRMYRGIPAGRTGQESLANYERAAACYGLTPCFLRLEDIDSDMKTCIAYVKKDGVYVRQKMALPSVIHNRALQLRRAEQHKVTQLLLQGIQVYNVRNRYRKDHIHEMLHQDFSLRQYLPHAVKATPEDLVYMMEHYDDLIIKPCSGSIGHGIMRIFKKDGQWKLTCETKASRRGWATFRLSKGQLPSATLRRIFRHAYLIEERIPLVRYEGRPVDLRVSVQRGRDGLWGITGMFAKAAPAHTFVTNIAQGGKVMTLAEALGTVESDIHLLELATRIRSVALRIAQTLASSLPHLADLGLDLGITGNGEIYFIECNGRDQRYGFRKAGMNEHWKVSYQRPMAYGRLLLEQNSLIPRQPQTYHRGPY; encoded by the coding sequence ATGCTACAAGAAACGATCGGCATTATGTTCGATTCACGCATGTACCGGGGGATACCGGCCGGAAGGACCGGTCAGGAATCACTCGCGAATTACGAACGGGCCGCAGCCTGTTATGGATTAACCCCTTGTTTTTTGCGACTGGAAGATATAGATTCGGACATGAAAACCTGTATTGCCTATGTCAAAAAAGATGGCGTATACGTTCGGCAAAAGATGGCTCTGCCTTCCGTCATTCATAACCGGGCTCTCCAGCTGCGCCGGGCGGAGCAACACAAGGTGACCCAACTTCTCTTGCAAGGCATTCAGGTATACAATGTACGCAATCGATACCGTAAGGATCATATTCACGAGATGCTTCATCAGGATTTCAGTTTGAGGCAGTATCTCCCCCATGCAGTCAAAGCTACTCCGGAAGATTTGGTATACATGATGGAACATTATGATGACTTGATTATTAAACCGTGCAGCGGAAGTATCGGACATGGTATTATGCGGATATTTAAGAAAGACGGTCAATGGAAGCTGACCTGTGAGACGAAAGCTTCCCGCAGAGGATGGGCTACTTTTCGACTCAGCAAAGGACAACTGCCTTCCGCCACCCTGCGACGTATTTTCCGGCATGCCTATCTCATTGAAGAACGCATTCCACTGGTACGTTACGAGGGAAGACCGGTCGATCTGCGGGTGTCGGTGCAACGTGGAAGGGATGGTTTGTGGGGAATCACGGGTATGTTCGCCAAGGCTGCGCCCGCTCATACCTTTGTCACCAATATAGCCCAGGGCGGTAAAGTCATGACGCTGGCTGAAGCACTGGGTACGGTGGAATCCGACATTCATTTACTTGAACTGGCTACCAGGATCAGGTCTGTCGCGCTACGGATCGCACAAACGCTGGCTTCAAGCCTGCCACATCTTGCGGACCTTGGTCTTGATCTGGGGATAACCGGGAACGGGGAGATTTATTTTATCGAATGCAACGGGAGGGATCAGCGCTACGGATTCCGCAAGGCTGGAATGAACGAACATTGGAAAGTCAGCTACCAGCGACCTATGGCTTACGGACGTCTGCTGCTGGAGCAGAATTCGCTCATACCACGACAACCGCAGACTTACCATAGGGGCCCGTATTGA
- a CDS encoding aminotransferase class I/II-fold pyridoxal phosphate-dependent enzyme — protein MNPLAEQLNESIQAGSSHVYSMLSQLGKEIYFPKEGILSQSAEAASLAKTYNATIGIALEGGVPMHLAVIQDKLSAYQPKDLYPYAPPAGKPELRTVWRDKMLKETPSLEGKTFGNPIVTNALTHGLSIVADLFAEEGDAVIYPDKNWENYELTFGIRRHGQLVHYPLFDDQLNFNSTGLLEALLAQKDKGKAIVLLNFPNNPTGYTPGAKEADAIVDTIRQAAEAGVNVVAVTDDAYFGLFFEDSIHESLFGKLANLHPRVLTVKVDGATKEEFVWGFRVGFITYAHEDAAVLHALEQKTLGIIRATISSGPHPSQTFVLDALKAPEFEAQKQEKFEIMKGRANKVKAILDSGKYGEVWDYYPFNSGYFMCLKLKDVGAEALRTHLLQKYGVGTIALGEADLRIAFSCIEESGLEDLFDTIYRGVLDLQTT, from the coding sequence ATGAATCCACTGGCTGAACAGTTGAACGAAAGTATTCAGGCAGGCAGCAGTCACGTCTACTCTATGCTGTCGCAGCTCGGCAAAGAAATCTATTTTCCAAAAGAAGGTATATTGAGTCAGTCCGCTGAAGCAGCAAGTCTGGCCAAAACCTATAATGCTACGATTGGTATCGCCCTGGAGGGCGGTGTGCCGATGCATCTAGCTGTAATTCAGGATAAGCTCTCTGCATACCAACCGAAGGATCTATACCCTTACGCTCCACCTGCAGGGAAGCCTGAACTGCGGACTGTCTGGAGAGACAAGATGCTCAAGGAAACACCTTCGCTCGAAGGCAAAACGTTCGGTAATCCAATTGTGACCAATGCATTAACCCATGGACTGAGTATCGTAGCCGACCTGTTCGCCGAAGAAGGGGACGCTGTTATATATCCGGATAAAAACTGGGAAAATTACGAGCTGACCTTCGGAATTCGTCGTCACGGCCAGTTGGTTCATTATCCTTTGTTTGATGATCAATTGAACTTTAACAGTACGGGTCTGCTCGAAGCATTGCTTGCGCAAAAAGACAAAGGCAAAGCCATCGTACTGCTAAACTTCCCGAATAACCCGACAGGCTACACGCCTGGTGCCAAAGAAGCAGACGCCATCGTGGACACGATTCGTCAAGCAGCTGAGGCTGGAGTGAACGTGGTTGCTGTGACAGACGATGCCTACTTCGGTCTGTTCTTCGAAGATTCCATTCACGAATCCCTGTTTGGCAAACTGGCTAACCTTCATCCGCGTGTACTGACTGTTAAAGTAGACGGAGCGACCAAGGAAGAATTCGTATGGGGTTTCCGCGTTGGTTTCATCACGTATGCCCATGAAGATGCTGCAGTCTTGCATGCTCTGGAACAGAAAACACTTGGAATCATCCGAGCAACTATTTCCAGCGGTCCACACCCTTCCCAAACTTTTGTGCTGGATGCGCTCAAAGCACCTGAGTTCGAGGCTCAGAAACAGGAGAAATTCGAGATCATGAAGGGCCGTGCCAACAAAGTGAAGGCCATTCTCGATAGCGGCAAATACGGAGAGGTATGGGACTACTATCCGTTCAACTCCGGTTACTTCATGTGTCTGAAGCTGAAAGACGTTGGTGCTGAAGCACTTCGTACCCATCTGCTGCAGAAATACGGTGTCGGTACCATTGCGCTGGGTGAGGCCGATCTGCGAATTGCTTTCTCCTGTATTGAAGAATCCGGATTGGAAGATCTGTTCGATACGATCTATCGTGGAGTTTTGGATCTACAGACAACGTAA
- the asd gene encoding archaetidylserine decarboxylase (Phosphatidylserine decarboxylase is synthesized as a single chain precursor. Generation of the pyruvoyl active site from a Ser is coupled to cleavage of a Gly-Ser bond between the larger (beta) and smaller (alpha chains). It is an integral membrane protein.): protein MAKTLLRLMTELSSRKWISRTVGAFSKSRGSKAFIPYFVRTYNIPVQEAEKDWKEYRSLNDFFTRKLKPGMRPLELSEHALISPVDAKITAAGPVSAGTLLNVKGQNYTLAELLNHSPHLEKYKHGYAFVLYLSPRDYHRIHAPVSGRRIESEHIKGKVYPVNDFGLTHMKSVLSRNERLITYIGHDFGEVAVVKVGAMNVSSIQYANTDVSSWAQGDDLAYFEFGSTVVLLTQSGTFEPNPGLQPGDSVKMGQLLGRLKPIN from the coding sequence ATGGCAAAAACGCTGTTGCGGTTAATGACCGAGCTTTCTTCTCGCAAATGGATCTCCCGGACCGTGGGAGCCTTCTCCAAGAGCCGGGGAAGCAAGGCATTTATCCCTTATTTTGTCCGGACCTACAACATCCCTGTTCAGGAAGCTGAGAAAGACTGGAAGGAATATCGTTCATTGAATGATTTCTTTACCCGTAAATTAAAACCGGGCATGCGCCCGCTTGAACTTTCAGAACATGCACTGATCAGTCCGGTAGACGCCAAAATCACGGCAGCCGGTCCGGTATCTGCTGGAACGCTCCTGAATGTTAAGGGACAAAACTATACACTTGCTGAATTGTTAAACCACTCACCACATTTGGAGAAGTACAAGCACGGCTACGCCTTCGTTCTGTATCTTAGCCCTCGCGACTATCACCGTATTCATGCGCCTGTCAGCGGTCGTAGAATTGAGAGTGAGCATATCAAGGGCAAGGTATATCCCGTAAATGATTTTGGTCTGACTCATATGAAATCGGTACTGAGTCGAAACGAACGGCTTATTACGTATATTGGTCATGATTTTGGAGAAGTTGCTGTCGTGAAAGTAGGCGCAATGAACGTGAGCAGTATACAATACGCCAATACTGACGTAAGTTCCTGGGCACAGGGCGATGATCTGGCCTATTTTGAATTCGGTTCTACCGTCGTACTGTTAACACAAAGCGGCACATTTGAACCGAACCCGGGCTTGCAGCCAGGGGACTCCGTCAAAATGGGCCAATTGCTCGGAAGGTTGAAACCGATAAACTGA
- a CDS encoding YjcZ family sporulation protein — translation MSGVVEETRGGYGYGYGGFTNTGAILVLFILLVIITKSFLC, via the coding sequence ATGTCTGGAGTTGTTGAAGAAACAAGAGGCGGTTACGGTTACGGTTACGGAGGATTCACAAATACAGGTGCCATTCTCGTTCTGTTTATCTTGCTCGTCATTATCACTAAATCGTTCCTCTGTTAG
- a CDS encoding pyridoxamine 5'-phosphate oxidase family protein: MRRKEFTVDEEQEITAFLDQCSFGFLGTVSPDGQPRVTPLNFVYMDGCFYFHGSLAGEKMKQIKHDSSVSFTVAEEFSLIPSYFSDPELACPATSFFKSVMAFGQAEPVQDLDIKGKVLQRFMEKLQPQGGYTPIDAADPRYKGQLKAVAVVRIVPERMSAKFKFGQNLSTERFDHINGELEQRNEGRDAETAEMMRKYCPFHQE; this comes from the coding sequence ATGAGAAGAAAAGAATTTACTGTAGATGAAGAACAGGAAATTACAGCGTTTTTGGACCAATGCTCCTTTGGTTTTCTGGGAACGGTTAGTCCGGACGGGCAGCCACGAGTGACACCGCTGAACTTCGTATATATGGACGGTTGCTTTTATTTTCATGGGAGTCTTGCCGGAGAGAAAATGAAACAGATCAAGCATGACTCCTCCGTCAGCTTTACCGTGGCAGAAGAGTTCTCCCTGATTCCATCCTACTTCAGCGATCCGGAGTTGGCTTGTCCGGCAACCTCGTTTTTCAAAAGTGTGATGGCATTCGGTCAGGCAGAGCCTGTACAGGATCTGGACATCAAAGGCAAGGTGCTGCAACGTTTCATGGAGAAACTTCAACCGCAAGGCGGATATACTCCCATTGATGCTGCCGATCCACGGTACAAAGGTCAGCTTAAAGCCGTCGCTGTCGTCCGTATTGTTCCTGAACGGATGAGTGCCAAATTCAAATTTGGACAAAACCTCTCCACCGAACGCTTCGATCATATTAATGGCGAACTGGAACAGCGTAACGAAGGACGAGATGCGGAAACTGCCGAAATGATGCGGAAATACTGTCCTTTTCATCAGGAATAA
- a CDS encoding MocR-like pyridoxine biosynthesis transcription factor PdxR, producing the protein MELWLPLNSYELQHRYKYEALYHALRDAIHAGTLAGGTRLPSTRELARQYDMSRGSVAQVYDMLLADGYVQAFRGKGTFVTDTLTEQEQVGQEAVIQLSPWGERVSTLNTQIQKDTRSVMERDPSLINFHVHRMPAEHFPQAEWKSALAAVHRSDQREQSGTAGDLELREAIASHLRWTRGIQADASQIVLFSGSMQGITLLAQLLIPEGAAVVLENPGYQGIAQAVKSCGGQIIPAEVDARGIIPQSWKAQALFVTPTRQFPTGAVLGLDRRKAILAWASERNAVIIEDDYDSEFRWGGRPIEPLKVLDREQRVIYVGSFSQTMIASFRLGYAVLPPSLVKPLIAAKTLYEPVPSAILEQRALAKFMTRGGYLRHLRRLTRLYGERHAFFVSEMERELPEPFIMQPGDAGLHIYATWKGDIDSYQRFKMLAREERVVFRDAVRYQLTPGHPAVCFGFAHLEKEEIQEGIRRMRLAWEKCTFLFQ; encoded by the coding sequence ATGGAATTGTGGCTGCCCCTGAATTCATACGAGCTGCAGCATCGATACAAATACGAGGCGTTATACCATGCTCTGCGTGACGCGATTCATGCCGGGACGCTGGCTGGAGGCACAAGGCTGCCCTCTACCCGAGAGCTGGCGCGTCAATATGACATGTCGCGGGGCTCTGTTGCCCAGGTGTATGACATGCTGCTTGCCGATGGGTATGTGCAGGCGTTTCGGGGAAAAGGGACTTTTGTTACCGATACGTTAACGGAACAGGAACAGGTGGGACAGGAAGCAGTGATTCAGCTTTCTCCATGGGGAGAACGGGTGAGTACGCTGAATACACAGATTCAAAAAGATACGCGATCTGTCATGGAGCGTGATCCATCCCTCATCAATTTCCATGTGCATCGCATGCCTGCCGAGCATTTTCCGCAAGCGGAATGGAAGAGCGCCCTGGCCGCTGTTCATCGGAGTGATCAGCGTGAACAAAGTGGTACTGCAGGTGATCTGGAACTGAGGGAGGCCATTGCGTCACATTTGAGGTGGACACGCGGCATCCAGGCGGATGCTTCACAGATCGTGTTGTTCAGTGGTTCCATGCAGGGGATTACCTTGCTGGCTCAATTGCTTATCCCTGAAGGGGCTGCGGTGGTATTGGAAAACCCGGGTTATCAGGGAATTGCCCAGGCAGTGAAGTCCTGTGGTGGACAGATTATTCCAGCCGAAGTTGATGCCAGAGGAATTATTCCGCAATCATGGAAAGCACAAGCGTTATTTGTAACACCAACCCGCCAATTTCCAACAGGTGCTGTTCTTGGGCTGGACAGACGCAAAGCAATACTTGCATGGGCCTCGGAGCGTAATGCTGTCATTATTGAAGACGATTATGACAGTGAGTTTCGGTGGGGTGGCAGGCCGATCGAACCGCTCAAAGTGCTCGATCGTGAACAACGGGTCATCTATGTCGGATCATTCTCGCAAACGATGATTGCGTCCTTCCGGCTTGGATACGCGGTTTTGCCACCAAGTCTGGTGAAGCCGCTGATCGCTGCAAAAACGTTGTATGAACCGGTACCTTCTGCGATTCTGGAACAGCGTGCACTCGCGAAATTTATGACCAGAGGCGGATATTTGCGCCATCTAAGACGATTAACCCGGCTCTATGGAGAGCGGCATGCGTTTTTTGTCAGCGAGATGGAGCGAGAGTTACCTGAGCCCTTCATCATGCAGCCCGGAGATGCAGGATTGCATATTTATGCCACGTGGAAGGGAGATATCGATAGCTATCAGCGGTTCAAGATGCTGGCTCGGGAGGAACGTGTAGTATTCCGTGATGCGGTGCGATATCAGCTGACACCAGGTCATCCGGCTGTCTGTTTTGGCTTCGCACATCTGGAGAAAGAAGAGATTCAAGAGGGCATCCGGCGGATGCGGTTAGCTTGGGAGAAGTGCACATTTTTGTTTCAGTGA